A DNA window from Mastomys coucha isolate ucsf_1 unplaced genomic scaffold, UCSF_Mcou_1 pScaffold21, whole genome shotgun sequence contains the following coding sequences:
- the LOC116102078 gene encoding zinc finger protein 431-like gives MNEMTYDDVHVNFTGEEWALLDPSQKRLYKDVMLETYRNLNAIGYCWEDRNIEEHFLSYRRHGSYEKSPTGEKHSVYTQCEKAFAYHSNPPKRHQIHTGEKLHEGIPHDKAFAHHNHLPRRERIHAGEKPYECNQCGKAFAHRSYLRKHKRIHSGEKPHECNQCGKAFACHSNLRIHKRTHTGEKPYECNQCGQAFACQGNLRLHERIHTGEKPYECNQCGQAFASHSHLQIHKRTHTGEKPYKCNQCDKAFSQGSSLQIHKRTHTREKPYECNQCGKAYICHSSLRIHKRTHTGEKPYECNQCGKAFASHSTLRIHKRTHTAEKPYECNQCSKAFTRHNSLQIHKRTHTGEKPYKCDQCDKSFSQQGHLRIHKRTHTGEKPYECNQCHKAFARHSHLQIHERIHTGEKPYRCNLCDKAFAQYGSLQIHKSTHTVEKPYKCNECGKAFSQHSYLRIHKRTHTRQKAYK, from the exons ATAGGAACCTCAATGCTATAG GTTACTGTTGGGAAGATCGTAATATTGAAGAACATTTTCTAAGTTATAGAAGACATGGAAG CTATGAAAAAAGTCCTACTGGAGAGAAACATTCTGTATATACTCAGTGTGAAAAAGCTTTTGCATATCACAGTAATCCTCCAAAACGTCACcaaattcatactggagagaaactcCATGAAGGTATTCCACATGATAAAGCCTTTGCACATCACAATCATCTTCCAAGGCGTGAAAGAATTCatgctggagagaaaccttatgaatgtaatcagtgtggaAAAGCCTTTGCACATCGTAGTTACCTTCGAAAGCATAAAAGAATTCATAGTGGAGAGAAACCtcatgaatgtaatcaatgtggtaaagcctttgcatgtcaCAGTAATCTCcgaatacataaaagaacacatactggagagaaaccttatgaatgtaaccaatgtggtcaAGCCTTTGCATGTCAAGGTAATCTCCGATTACATgaaagaatacatactggagaaaaaccctatgaatgtaatcaatgtggacAAGCCTTTGCATCTCACAGTCatctccaaatacataaaagaacgcatactggagagaagccctacaaatgtaatcaatgtgataaagccttttcaCAAGGCAGTTCCCTACAAATACATAAAAGGACACATactagagagaaaccctatgaatgtaaccaatgtggtaaagcctatATATGTCACAGTAGTCTCcgaatacataaaagaacacatactggagagaaaccctatgaatgtaatcaatgtggtaaagcctttgcaagtcACAGTACTCTCCGAATACATAAAAGGACACATactgcagagaaaccctatgaatgtaatcaatgcaGTAAAGCCTTTACACGGCACAATAgtctccaaatacataaaagaacacatactggagagaaaccctacaaatgtgaTCAATGTGATAAATCCTTTTCACAACAAGGTCATCTcagaatacataaaagaacacatactggagagaaaccttatgaatgtaatcagtgtCATAAAGCTTTTGCACGTCATAGTCATCTTCAAattcatgaaagaattcatactggagagaaaccttacagaTGTAATCTatgtgataaagcctttgcaCAATATGGTAgtcttcaaatacataaaagcacacatactgttgagaaaccctacaaatgtaatgaatgtggtaaagcTTTTTCACAACACAGTTATCTCcgaatacataaaagaacacatactagaCAGAAAGCCTATAAATAa